The Gemmatimonadales bacterium genomic interval GTCGGCGAGCCGGAGAAGGCGTTGGATCAGCTCGAGCCGCTGCTCAAGATGCCGTACTACCTGTCGCCGGGGTGGCTCAAGATCGATCCGGCGTTCGAGCCGCTGCGCAAGAACCCGCGGTTCCAGAAGCTGGTGGCGGGCACCGCGTGAGCGCCGAGCTTCGCGTCGCGCTGGAGGCCGCCCTCGCCGGACGGTATGCGCTGGAACGTGAGCTGGGCCGCGGCGGCATGGCGACGGTCTACCTGGCGCAGGACGTGAGGCATGACCGCCCGGTCGCGCTCAAGGTGCTGCACGCCGAGCTGGCTGTGGCACTGGGCGCGGAGCGTTTCCAGCGGGAAATCAAGCTGGCCGCCCGGCTCCAGCATCCGCACATCCTCACGGTGCACGACTCGGGTGAGATCGCGGGACCGCCGGGCAGTCCGCCGATTCTCTGGTTCACCATGCCGTACATCGAGGGCGAAAGTCTGCGCGAGCGCCTCACACGCGAGAAGCAGCTCTCGGTCGATGAAGGCCTTCGGATTACCCGTGAGGCGGCCGACGCGCTCGACTATGCCCACCGTCATGGGGTGATCCACCGCGACATCAAGCCGGAGAACATCCTCCTCAGCGAGGGCCATGCGCTGGTCGCCGACTTCGGGATCGGCAAGGCGCTCACCCAGGCAAGCGACCAGAAACTCACCGAGACCGGCATGGCGGTGGGCACGCCGGCCTACATGAGTCCCGAGCAGGCCGCGGGTGACAAGGATCTCGATCCCAGGAGCGACATCTACAGCCTGGCGACCGTGCTCTATGAGATGTTGGCCGGTGCGACGCCGTTCGACGCGCCGACGTCGCAGGCGATGATCGCCCGGCGGTTCATGGAGACGGCGCGCCCCCTGCGGCAGCTCCGCGACGCAGTGCCGGAGCATGTCGAGCAGGCGGTGCAGCGAGCTCTGGCGCGCACGGCTGCCGATCGGTTCGCCAGCGCGGCGGAGTTCGCGCGTGCGCTCGGTGCAAACGTGTCGGCACCAGTTCCTACCGTGAGGACAGCCGCGGCCCCCGCTCCCGCCCCATCGCCCGCGACCACCGGCGGGCGCCCGCGCGGTAGGCGCAGGGTCCCGGTCGCCGCCACGTCGCTTGGCCTCGGGTTCCTGCTGGGGCTCGGACTGCTCTTCGGGTGGCTCAAACGGCATGGGCCTCCCGCTCGCGAAGAGAACGGCCCCCGACGCCTCGCGGTCCTGCCGTTCCAGAACCTGGGCAGCGCGGCGGACGAGTACTTCGCCGATGGCGTCACGGACGCGGTCCGCGGGAAGCTGACGGCACTGCCGGGGTTGCAGGTGACCGCGTCCAACAGCTCGACAGAGTACAAGGGCACCGTGAAGTCGGCCGAGCAGATCGGGCAGGAACTGGGCGTGGATTACCTGCTCGTGGGGAAGGTGCGCTGGGAAAAGAGCGGTGGCGCCAGCCGGGTGCGGGTGAGCCCCGAGCTGATCCAGGTTTCCACCTCGACTGCCAGGTGGCAGGAGCCCTTCGACGCGGCGGTGACCGACGTGTTCCAGGTCCAGACCGACATTGCAGGACGCGTGGCCCAGGCGCTGGATGTGGCGCTCGGTAGCGCGGAGCGCCAGACCCTGGCGGCAAGGCCGACCGCCAGTCTGCCGGCGTACGACGCCTTTCTCAAAGGCGAAGAGATCAGTGTCCGCCTCAGCACCATTGATCCGGTGACGCTGCGGCGGGCGGCTGGATACTACGAGCAGGCTGTGGCGCTCGACTCCACGTTCGCGACCGCCTGGGCTCAGCTCTCGCGAGCGCGCTCGACGATCGCCGGCACCGGCGGCTCGTCACTCGACGGAAGCCTCGCCCGCGTCGGCGCGGAGCGCGCGCTTGTTCTCGCACCCACCAGCTCGGCCGGCTATCTGGCCATGGGCGACTACTACGCCGCTTCGGGGGATTTTCGACGAGCCGTCGACCAGTACGCAGCGGGGCGGCGGCTTTCTCCCAACGACGCCGAGCTGCTCGCGTCGGCGTCATTGGCCGAGCAGAGCACCGGCCACTGGACGGATGCGCTCGAGCACCTCCAGCAAGCAAGCCGCATCGATCCGCGCTCGGTTCTCACGGCCCGGCGGTTGGATCGCGCGTACCTGTTCCTCCGGCGCTATCCCGAGGCGCGTGAGGCCGGCGAGCGGGCACTCCAGATCGCCCCGACGTCGTTGGATGTCATCGAGACTCATGCGATGACTTTCCTGGCCCAAGGCGACCTCGAGGGAGCACGGTCCGTGCTCGCCGCCGCCGCCACTCGGGTGGAGCCGACCACGCTGGTGGCTTTTACCGCCACATTCTGGGATCTCTACTGGGTATTGAATGACGAACAGCAGGCGCTTCTGCGCCGGCTCACGCCGGGACCGTTCGACGACAATCGGGCGGGATGGGGACTGGCGCTGGCCCAGGCCTATGCGCTCCACGGCGATGCGTTGCACGCGCGGGCCTACGCCGATTCCTCCCGCATCGCGTTCGAGGCGTTGTTACGCGCTGATCCGAACAACGGACAGAATCGCGTGCTCCTAGGTGTCGTCCTGGCCTACATGGGCCGGAAGGCTGAGGCAGTGCGCGAGGGACAGCGGGGGCTGGCGTTGGCCCCGATCTCGAAGGACGCGTATGGCGGGGCCTACAATCAACTCCAGCTGTCCCGGATCTACATCATGGTGGGTGAGCCGGACAAGGCGCTGGACCAGCTCGAGCCGCTGCTCAAGTTGCCGTACTATCTCTCGCCCGGGTGGCTCCGGATCGATCCTACGTTCAACCCGCTCAGGAGCAACCCGCGGTTCCGGAAGCTGGTCGAGGGGACGACCGCCGCTCCAGGGCAACCCAACTGACCGACCAACCTCTGCTTCCCCGGAGCACGGCTACAAGACAGCTGGAGTGAGCATGCCATTCAAGAGCAAGGCCCAGCGCAGAAAATTCGCCGAGCTTCTGGTCAAGGGAGAGATCTCGGAGGAGACATTCGAGGAGTGGAATCGGGAAACCGGAAAGGCGAAGCTTCCCGAGCGGGTTCAGCCCAAGTCGAGAGCGAAGGCCAAGGCGAAAGCGAAGGCGAAAGCCAAGACTAAGGCGAAGGCCAAGAAGCGTTAGCGTTAATGGAGGGGGCTAAAGAGGGAAGCGCCTGACTCAGCGTCGCGCCTTCATGTTGGCGGTGAACTCATCAAGCCAGTTTTCGACGTAGATCACATTCCGACCCGCCTCCTCGCTCGCCTCCCGGATCATCAGGAAGTGGCGGTCGTCGGGCGCCACATCGTATTCCTGGCGGTTTCGGGCGGCACGGTAGCCGGACAGATCGAACAAGGGCCGCGGACTTCCAGAGGTGAAGGTCGATCCGGGCGTCACCTCGACCACCATCATCCGTCGCGGGCCTCGGAAGAACAACTCCCGGCCGCTATGGGCCCAGCGTGGCTCGGACCCGCCGTCTCGGGAGACGACGTGAGTGGACGTGGGATTGGGGAAGGAGGTGACGTAGATCTCTCGTCGCCCGCTTGTCAGCAGCGAGTAGGCCAGCCAGTGACCGTCGGGTGAGAGCGAGGCCTCGTTGCTCTGGTCCTTTCCCACTACCAGCGGGACCAGCGCGGTATCACTGCCTCGAAGTCGCCGGGCGCGGATATGGCCGATATCTCCTTCTTCGTCCGAGCGTACGACCAGCCACTCTCCATCATGCGAGAGCTCGGCTTCCCAAAGACCAAAGGTATGGTGCAGCAGCCGCACCGGCGCGGTGCTGCCGTCTACCGGCACCTGATACACATCGTAGGCATCCTGACCGCCGGCGCCGTTCATGTTCGACAGGTACACCAGCGCCTTGCCATCCGGCACCCAGGAGGGGCGCCAGTTCACCGTCCCGGTCTGCGACAGTTTCTGACGAGTCCCGTCGGCCCGCCGGATCCAGAGCTGGGTCGAACCGTCTCGCACACTCACCGCGAGCGCCTTGCCGTCCGGAGACAGCGCGGGATAATGGAAGTCCGCCTGCCAGGCGGTGTCGAGTGGAACGGCCTGACCGTCCCGAGCAACCCACATCAGCTCGGACGACGCACTGCCGCCTTTGACGGAGTAGAGCGCGGTGCCGGACGGCGACAAGCTGAAGCTGACCGGCGCCACATCCTCGAGCACCGGGACCACGCCAGAGGTGAGGACGAGCCGCTTGAGATCGATCGACGCGGCGTAGAGGCCGCCGGTGCGATCGGTGTAGAGCAGGTGACCACTCGGTGAATACCATGCGCCGGCCGCGTTCGGCACGATCATCCGACCGCTGTCGGCGGCGAAATCGAAGACGTAGATCGAGGATTCGATGCCGCAGTTCCCCGGGCAGACCGTGGCGAGGACGCCGCGGCTGCCGGGCAACGCCTGCAGGGTGGCGATGTTGACTCGATCGGTCGAGCTGCTTCGCCTCACCACCCGGCTCTCCCCACCGTCGGCCGACACCCGGCGAAGTTCCTGTTCCTGGCCGACGTAGACGATCGTGCCATCAGCCAGCCAGGTCGCGCCGAGGTAGCCCGAATTCGAGGAGTTTGCGAGGGTAATCGAACCGCCGCCTTCGACCGGCACCTTGCGCAACCGTCCGTCGATCGTCAGATACCCGATCCACCTCCCATCGGGTGAGAAGAAGGGCGAGACGCCGCCCTCCGTTCCAGCCAGTGGAGCGGGCTCGATCTCATCCCGTCGCTTCCGCAACAGCAGGCTGGTATTGCCGACGGAATCGACGAACACGATGCTCGAGCCATCAGGAGCGATCGCGGCCTGGGTGATCAGGTGCTCGAGCCCCGGGGCGAGAAACTGCCCGAACGAATGATTCCACAGCGCCACCCGCTGGCGACTCACGCTGCCCCTGGGAGCGCGCCCAAGCCAGCCCCAGAGGGCGAGTGCCCCGGTGATGACGAGTGCGACAGAGAGCCCAATAACTGAACGGCGGAACGACGGCACCGGGGACACGGGGAAGCGGGACGACGCGCGGCTGATAGTCCTTTCCGTTCCTCCTGACCGCCGAACCATCGTCTCGTCCCTCAGCGCACCGGCGAACTCCGCCGCACTGGCGAAGCGGTCAGCGGGGAGCTTGGACAACGCGACGCCTACCGCGGCATCAACGTAAGGCGGGATGGTACGGCGCTGCATGGTGAGCGAGCGCGGTTCCTCGGTCATCATCTTGGCGACGATGGCCTGGGCGGTGGGCCCGGTGAACGGCGGCTCCCCGACCAGCATCTCGTAGGTGACGCATCCCAGGGCATAGACATCGGAGCGCGCCGTGATCTCCCGCTCGCCCATGGCCTGCTCGGGGCTCATGTAGTGCGGGGTGCCCAACGACATGCCGGTCTCGGTCATCCGGGTCCCGCCGGCCTTGCTCGCGGCGAGCGCAATGCCGAAGTCGGCCACCAGCGCGGAGCCATCGTGCAACAGGATGTTCTCCGGCTTGATGTCGCGGTGGATCACGCCGTGGCGGTGGGCATAGTCGAGGGCACTGGCCACCTCGGTGGCGAGGCGCACGGCATCATTGATCGGCAGCTGCTTCTCGCGGTTGAGCCGGTCGCGAAGAGACTCTCCTTCGACGAACGGCATCACGTAGTAGGCGGTGCCGTTGACCTCGCCGCTGTCGATCAGACCCAGGATGTGGGGGTGCTGCAGGGTGGCGATGGTATTGATCTCACGGAGGAACCGCTCAGCGCCGATCACGGCGGCGAGCTCGGGCTTGAGCACCTTGATGGCGACGTGGCGGTGATGCTTGAGGTCTTCGGCGAGATAGACCGTGGCCATGCCGCCCGCCCCCAGCTCGCGTTCGAGACGGTAGAGATCGGCTACGGCGTCGGCCAGGCGGGACGGCGGCTGGGTCATCGAGGGTGAAGATCCCTCCGCACGGCTCACCCGGCCGGCCAGAGCCCGCGGGAGCGTGCTGGTCGGATGGGCGATCGTGTCGTCTGGTTCGGGGTGTAGAGAGATGGAACTTAGCAGCGCCGTCAGGTTGCTGCCATCGGCCCCGGTTCGCCACCCACTCGCCCATGTCGGGGTGAGGAGTTGCCCGCTTGGGTGCGGGCTACGCGCACTAGTCGGTGTATCCGCAGAAGACGATGCACAGCACGCCCAGCGTCGCTGCGGCCGCACCCACCAGCGATCCCCCCACGAGCAAGGCAGTGCGCGGCGCGCTCGGGCGCCTGACATCCAGCTCCCGGACCTGCCCCAGTGGGATGGCGACGGCTGTCGTGTCGCGCGTGCCGGTCAGGGTATCGGCCCTGAGCGCGGGATGGTCGAGCTTGAACCGCTGCCCGTCCAGCGTGGTGACGCGGACGCCTTTCCTCACCAGGTTTGAATCCTGGAGTACTCTCTCGGGAGCGACGTTCGGAGCTTGCCAGCTGCTGCACCCGGACAGCCAGCTGACCAGCAGAACCGCCGAGCTGTAGCGCCGCCTGATACTTCGCATCATGGGAGCCTCCCCTGTCGGATTGAACCGCGACGGCGAACACCGACATGATCGCAGGTGCCCGTGGCCTCCGCGTTACCTGAGGGTGACCCAATCCCTGACGCGTAAAGGCAGGCGGGTTGGAGAGTTACTAGCACACCCGGGCCGCGTCTGCCACTGGCGCCGGTTCCGAGCTGGGCTATTATTGGGTGGCTCTCTCCCCTCTACAATCGAGCTGCGGCATGGCCGAGCCGGTCCGAGGACTGGTAGAATCGCTGCGCGACCGCTACGCGATCGAGCGCGAGCTCGGCCGCGGCGGCATGGCCACGGTCTACCTCGCCCGCGATCTCCGGCACGACCGGCCGGTGGCGCTCAAGGTTCTGCACGCTGACCTTTCCGCCTCGCTCGGGCCGGAGCGTTTCCTCCGCGAGATTCGGCTGGCCGCTCGCCTCCAGCACCCCCACATCCTGACCGTCCTCGACTCTGGCGAGGTCGCGGTGCCCGGAGCGCCGCCGCTCCTCTGGTTCACCATGCCCTTCGTCCGGGGCGAGAGCCTGCGCGACCGACTCACCCGCGAGAAGCAGCTCCCGGTGGAAGATGCGCTCCGCATCACGCGCGAGGCCGCCGACGCGCTGGCCTACGCGCACGAGGAAGGGATCATCCACCGGGATATCAAGCCCGAGAACAT includes:
- a CDS encoding protein kinase — translated: MSAELRVALEAALAGRYALERELGRGGMATVYLAQDVRHDRPVALKVLHAELAVALGAERFQREIKLAARLQHPHILTVHDSGEIAGPPGSPPILWFTMPYIEGESLRERLTREKQLSVDEGLRITREAADALDYAHRHGVIHRDIKPENILLSEGHALVADFGIGKALTQASDQKLTETGMAVGTPAYMSPEQAAGDKDLDPRSDIYSLATVLYEMLAGATPFDAPTSQAMIARRFMETARPLRQLRDAVPEHVEQAVQRALARTAADRFASAAEFARALGANVSAPVPTVRTAAAPAPAPSPATTGGRPRGRRRVPVAATSLGLGFLLGLGLLFGWLKRHGPPAREENGPRRLAVLPFQNLGSAADEYFADGVTDAVRGKLTALPGLQVTASNSSTEYKGTVKSAEQIGQELGVDYLLVGKVRWEKSGGASRVRVSPELIQVSTSTARWQEPFDAAVTDVFQVQTDIAGRVAQALDVALGSAERQTLAARPTASLPAYDAFLKGEEISVRLSTIDPVTLRRAAGYYEQAVALDSTFATAWAQLSRARSTIAGTGGSSLDGSLARVGAERALVLAPTSSAGYLAMGDYYAASGDFRRAVDQYAAGRRLSPNDAELLASASLAEQSTGHWTDALEHLQQASRIDPRSVLTARRLDRAYLFLRRYPEAREAGERALQIAPTSLDVIETHAMTFLAQGDLEGARSVLAAAATRVEPTTLVAFTATFWDLYWVLNDEQQALLRRLTPGPFDDNRAGWGLALAQAYALHGDALHARAYADSSRIAFEALLRADPNNGQNRVLLGVVLAYMGRKAEAVREGQRGLALAPISKDAYGGAYNQLQLSRIYIMVGEPDKALDQLEPLLKLPYYLSPGWLRIDPTFNPLRSNPRFRKLVEGTTAAPGQPN
- a CDS encoding protein kinase, whose product is MTQPPSRLADAVADLYRLERELGAGGMATVYLAEDLKHHRHVAIKVLKPELAAVIGAERFLREINTIATLQHPHILGLIDSGEVNGTAYYVMPFVEGESLRDRLNREKQLPINDAVRLATEVASALDYAHRHGVIHRDIKPENILLHDGSALVADFGIALAASKAGGTRMTETGMSLGTPHYMSPEQAMGEREITARSDVYALGCVTYEMLVGEPPFTGPTAQAIVAKMMTEEPRSLTMQRRTIPPYVDAAVGVALSKLPADRFASAAEFAGALRDETMVRRSGGTERTISRASSRFPVSPVPSFRRSVIGLSVALVITGALALWGWLGRAPRGSVSRQRVALWNHSFGQFLAPGLEHLITQAAIAPDGSSIVFVDSVGNTSLLLRKRRDEIEPAPLAGTEGGVSPFFSPDGRWIGYLTIDGRLRKVPVEGGGSITLANSSNSGYLGATWLADGTIVYVGQEQELRRVSADGGESRVVRRSSSTDRVNIATLQALPGSRGVLATVCPGNCGIESSIYVFDFAADSGRMIVPNAAGAWYSPSGHLLYTDRTGGLYAASIDLKRLVLTSGVVPVLEDVAPVSFSLSPSGTALYSVKGGSASSELMWVARDGQAVPLDTAWQADFHYPALSPDGKALAVSVRDGSTQLWIRRADGTRQKLSQTGTVNWRPSWVPDGKALVYLSNMNGAGGQDAYDVYQVPVDGSTAPVRLLHHTFGLWEAELSHDGEWLVVRSDEEGDIGHIRARRLRGSDTALVPLVVGKDQSNEASLSPDGHWLAYSLLTSGRREIYVTSFPNPTSTHVVSRDGGSEPRWAHSGRELFFRGPRRMMVVEVTPGSTFTSGSPRPLFDLSGYRAARNRQEYDVAPDDRHFLMIREASEEAGRNVIYVENWLDEFTANMKARR